A window of Fusarium falciforme chromosome 1, complete sequence genomic DNA:
ACACATTCACCGGAAGGCCGGGAGATCGCACATTGCACACTTGAGAGAGAGCCGTAAGGTTGTTTCTGTAGCTCTGCATGCTCGGTACAAGTCTATAGATGGAGGATTCAGGGCCGGCCTGgttctcgtcatcttcggAAGGCCACGTAAAGGGGATTTCGGCGTCGGTGGGGTGCAAGCCTAGGGACAACCGTTCGCGCTGGCGGATGGCAGCTCTGGCCCCATCGCCAAACTGATCAGGCGCAAAGCAGTTTGTGTCAGCCGCAGAGGCCTAGATGACAATGAGAGGCATGTCCCATTCTCAAAAGACTCACCCGCTCGTTGGCGGTTTGCGCGTAGCATTTGCCCACTGAAATCGGGAACTTTGCAGGGGCGGAGGGTGACGGTTGGCTTTCCATCAGCATTCAAGGATGCGCGGAGGGGAGCCTCGTTGCGGTGTTGCACATGAACATTCGGATAATGGCGATACGGCAAGGTGCGTTGCGAGTCGCGACCGGGAGATCAGTACGACGAGGCTATTAGAGTTGTAGGGTTAAGTTGTGTGATGCTGCAGGACAACTGATTGTGCTTCTGTGGTGGTAGAGAGTGAGAGGCGAGGTGAGGTGGCGGGGCGCAGTGCCTCCGGCTTGCGCCTGTTATCGATAAGGAGCTTGCTCACACCCCGGCAGGTGCATTCGGTGTTGAGAAGGCATAGGCATATTCACACTGTCATCTATAGAATCATAACCTGATCCAAACTCGCAACTTGAAGTTCAACGTTGCCAACACTATCTCTGTTTGTACCCCTTTTTCGGAAATATACAATCCTTGACACAAACGCCGTTCCAGTTATACTCCAATTAATCTCGAGATTCGTTTGCATTTTCATCATTTCCCTAAAAATCGCAGCCCAGTTTCACATATAAACGCCGAGTCTTCCAAATCCGTCCTCATGCCGCCATCAGATCTAGCATGTCCTTCATTCGATAGTCCAGCACCGGCGTCAACCAGTCGTCATGCACTAGCCCGTACGTCTCGGTCGTATTGCCCTTTGGCTTTCGTGCGTTGAGGGCCCAGTATCCGAAGTCGGCGTTCTGCTCTCGGAGGAAACGTATGAGGTGCTGCCAGTAGTTTGCATCGCCGACAGATGGCTTGGACGGCGCACCAAATTCGCCGACCCAAATGGGCGCCATGTCCTCCTCCAAGATATACCCCCAGTTATGCCGCATGGTCTTTGCAAACGATTCATACTCACGCAGAAGGAATCGTCCTTCCCAGCTGCCCCAGCCCGACCACGCGTAAACGTGCGCTGAATACACTACTCGATGGTCCACGTCAAGCTTAATAGGACGCTTTCCAACATGTGATAGGTCGTTGGATGATTCAGTGCCTTCGACAATGACAAGCCAGTTCTTGTTCATTCGAAGGAGCCTGTTACCACAACGTTCTGCGGCTGTTGCCCACTTGGACCATGGCATCGTTCCCCAGAGACCACGAATCTCGTTCCGGAGGTCAACACCAATGACAAGTGGATTATTCACATGTGGTAACATGATAGTTTCCCAGTGCTGAATCCACTCCTGCTCGGTCTGCTTCACGGGGCAGAACGGTCCCAGATAATCGTTGGCCCAGGCAGCATCGCATGGGTCCGCACCGCAGCACCATGTAGCGCTCGTAATGTGGTTATTAACAATCACTGCAATGCCCGCCTTGGTCAGTGACTCCACGACGGCGTGGAAGACA
This region includes:
- a CDS encoding Cellulase domain-containing protein, which produces MSGASRLSAFIRGKRPRIPETDTGQRSRLLDDWINEEDGNDDKNEDEQQYENPSNLESTRFYSYTRFPTDKKSARRCGRRGRCFRSRCCAIFLLVTILVLGVAWTYRWNIETARRQKWTPDAETERFSHRPLQLPTKNNQISNYTLPLRTKGRNIVDARGERFKLASVNWYGASDELFVAGGLDIQHRDDIAQTIKRLGFNSVRLPYADELVIKNPTVNARYLRANSDLVGLRAMDVFHAVVESLTKAGIAVIVNNHITSATWCCGADPCDAAWANDYLGPFCPVKQTEQEWIQHWETIMLPHVNNPLVIGVDLRNEIRGLWGTMPWSKWATAAERCGNRLLRMNKNWLVIVEGTESSNDLSHVGKRPIKLDVDHRVVYSAHVYAWSGWGSWEGRFLLREYESFAKTMRHNWGYILEEDMAPIWVGEFGAPSKPSVGDANYWQHLIRFLREQNADFGYWALNARKPKGNTTETYGLVHDDWLTPVLDYRMKDMLDLMAA